GAGACGCTCATCGAAACGGACGGACCGGTGGTGGAGAACGATCACACGCGCGAACCGATCGAGCGGGACGCGACACCAGACGGGGCGAGCGTCCGGCAACCGGACCTCGGATTCAAACCGGTCGTATCGGTCGACGACGTCGAGGTCGGTGACGCCGGCCCGACGGTCATCGTGGAGGAACTGGTTCCTCAGGACTTCGTCCGGTACGCCGGGGCGAGCGGCGACTTCAACCCCATCCACTATGACGAACGGTACACGCGCACGCTCGGGAACCGGAGCGTGTTCGGCCAGGGGATGCTCGTGGCCGGCTACGCCGGTCACCTCGTCACCGACTGGTTCGGGGTCGCCGCGATCCGACGGTTCCGGACCCGGTTCACCGCCCGCGTCTGGCCGGGCGACACGCTGACCGTAAGCGGGGAAGTGACCGGCGTGGACGCGCCCGAGGTGACCGCTGAACTCACCGCGACCCGCCAGACGGGGCAGACGGTCCTGGTCGGAGACGTCACGGCGGCGATTCCGCCGACGGATCGCACGTGATGGCGCAGGTGTCGAGCCCCAAGCGTCGCTACGGTCGCACCCCACATAGTTTAGTGGACGGGGGGAGAGTCGGAGAGCAGACGTACGAGCATGTATCGAGTTACCTCACGGCAATCTGTACGTTCGTTCGACGGGATCGACCATGAGTGACGAGTACCTGGACAGGATCGTCGACGAGGCGGCCCTGTCCGAGTACCTGGATTCGGAACTCGGCTCCGAGACGCTATTTCAGGTGACTCGTCACCGGGCCGGCCACTCGAACGAGACACTGTTCGTCACGTGGGGCGAGCGCGAACTCGTCCTCCGTCGGCCGCCCCCTGGAGCGACGGCCGACACGGCCCACGACGTACTCCGTGAGTACCGGGTGGTAGATGCGCTCCAGGAGACCGACGTTCGCGTGCCGCGGACCGTACTCGGTTGCGACGATCACGACGTCATCGGGTGCGACTTCTACCTCATGGAGCGGGAACGGGGCGACGTTCTCCGGGAGGACGAGCCTCCTCGGTTCGCGACGCCGGATCACCGACGCCGTGTCGGGGAGGAACTCGTCGACCGGCTGGCGGAGGTCCACGCCGTCGACTACGAGGCGGTCGGGCTCGGCGACTTCGGGCGGCCCGAGACCTACATAGAACGGCAGGTCGACCGGTGGCACCGGCAGTTCGACTGGGCCTTCGACGTCACGGCGTCCGAGCGGGGCGTGCCGACGATTGAGGAGGTGGGGAGCTGGCTCGACGACAACGTCCCGGAGTCGTCACCGAACGCGCTCGTCCACGGGGACTACAAGCTCGACAACGTGCTGTTCGGGCTGGGCGTGCCGCCGAACATCGCCGGCATCTTCGACTGGGAACTCAGTACGCTCGGGGATCCGCGGTTCGACCTCGGCTGGTTGCTCACTTACTGGCGGGATCCAGGCGACTCCGAGGCGGCCATCCCGGAACTGATCCCGACGTTCACTGATCGGGACGGCTACCCGACCAAGGGGGACCTCGTCGAGCGATACGAGGACGCTACGGGAACCACGTTCGAGAACGGCCGTTTCTACCGCGTCCTCTCGGTATACAAGCTCACGGCGCTCTGCGAGATGTTCTTCCGCCGCCACCTGGAGGGGAACGCGGACAACCCGATGTACCCGAAGATGCGCGAGCGTGTCCCCGCGATGGCCGACTGGGCGATGCGGATCGCCGAGGGCGACGAGCCGATCTAGCGGTTCAGGTCGTACCCCCGCTCCCGATCCCAGACGTCCGCGGCTTCGGTGTCGAGAAGCTGATCTTTCCGAACCTTTCCCGCCGGGGACCGCGGCAGGTTCTCCCGGATCTCGACGTACCGGGGGAGCTTGTGGTACGTCAACTGCTTCTCGCAGTGCTCGCTGACGTCGATCGGACTCAGCCGCGCTCCCTCCTCCGGAACGACGACCGCTTTGATCGCCTCGTCGTCGTTCCCCGTCGCCACGCCGAAGACCGCCGACTCCCGGACTGCCGGATGGGTGTCGATGACGGTCTCGATCTCGAGCGAGGAGATGCGACCGGCGACGCGGCCGAGGTGGATGGTGTTCGTCTTGCTCGCGACGAAGTAGAGGTAGCCGTCCTCGTCGACGTAGCCGACGTCGTTCGTGTGGATCCACTGGTTCCGGCAGACCTCGACCGTCAGTTCGTCGTCCCCGTCGAACCCCCGTAACATGGTGTTCGGGGTAGTTGGACGGATGAGGATCTCGCCCGTCTGTCCCGTGGGGACTTCCCAGTCGTCCTCGTCGACGATCTTGATCTCCGCGTAGGACACTGGTTTACCGACGCTCCCCAGTCGCCGGTCGCCCGGTCGGTTCGACGTAGCTAGGGTCGAACTCGGCGTGATACCGTAGGCTTCGAGAACCGTCACGTCGAACCGCCGCTCGAAGTTCGCGATCATCGTCTCGTCGCTCCCGAAGCCGAACCCGTGACCGACGGCGTGCGTCACCGGGGTCTCATCGTCGCGCTCGTGCTCCTCTCGGTTGTACAAGACGGACAGCATCCGACCCAGGTAGAGGAACACGGTCGCGTCGTACTTCCGGGTCCACTCCCAGAACCGCTCGCCGTCGAACTGCTTCTGGAAGGCGAACGTAGCGCCACTGATCAGCGCTCCGGTGACGCCCATCTGCATCGGATAGCTACTGTAGAACGGAAGCGTCGTGAAGATACAGTCGTCGCGAGCGAGATCGAGGAGATCACGGCACGA
The Halomarina pelagica DNA segment above includes these coding regions:
- a CDS encoding FAS1-like dehydratase domain-containing protein; protein product: MPNRTLDRLVDRVGDTVESVDGLTVEAGKVAEFAAAVGDDDPAFRDPDAATGRGFDRRPAPPTFTRSAMFPRYRPDGVGRLGFDLGFDIRYELHGEQAYEFARPVFVGDTLSGTTTLTDAYEREGRQGGTMTFAVLETEYVDESGALVVTERETLIETDGPVVENDHTREPIERDATPDGASVRQPDLGFKPVVSVDDVEVGDAGPTVIVEELVPQDFVRYAGASGDFNPIHYDERYTRTLGNRSVFGQGMLVAGYAGHLVTDWFGVAAIRRFRTRFTARVWPGDTLTVSGEVTGVDAPEVTAELTATRQTGQTVLVGDVTAAIPPTDRT
- a CDS encoding phosphotransferase family protein yields the protein MSDEYLDRIVDEAALSEYLDSELGSETLFQVTRHRAGHSNETLFVTWGERELVLRRPPPGATADTAHDVLREYRVVDALQETDVRVPRTVLGCDDHDVIGCDFYLMERERGDVLREDEPPRFATPDHRRRVGEELVDRLAEVHAVDYEAVGLGDFGRPETYIERQVDRWHRQFDWAFDVTASERGVPTIEEVGSWLDDNVPESSPNALVHGDYKLDNVLFGLGVPPNIAGIFDWELSTLGDPRFDLGWLLTYWRDPGDSEAAIPELIPTFTDRDGYPTKGDLVERYEDATGTTFENGRFYRVLSVYKLTALCEMFFRRHLEGNADNPMYPKMRERVPAMADWAMRIAEGDEPI
- a CDS encoding class I adenylate-forming enzyme family protein: MAAVSDSVRTLGELLERRAAEHGDETFFRYQDTEFSYEEIDSRANAIANRLLSSGVTAGDAVCLYMYNRPEYLYAVFALAKIGAVAAPIDTRFTGETLEYVLSATDADVVILDADTESAYRDVRGDTTTISTEFFAGEGDPDQPYRDFDLLLSGDGSAPPDVDVGGSDTCSVIYVQRYRRTHPQGVTLPHYSYINTGRESCRDLLDLARDDCIFTTLPFYSSYPMQMGVTGALISGATFAFQKQFDGERFWEWTRKYDATVFLYLGRMLSVLYNREEHERDDETPVTHAVGHGFGFGSDETMIANFERRFDVTVLEAYGITPSSTLATSNRPGDRRLGSVGKPVSYAEIKIVDEDDWEVPTGQTGEILIRPTTPNTMLRGFDGDDELTVEVCRNQWIHTNDVGYVDEDGYLYFVASKTNTIHLGRVAGRISSLEIETVIDTHPAVRESAVFGVATGNDDEAIKAVVVPEEGARLSPIDVSEHCEKQLTYHKLPRYVEIRENLPRSPAGKVRKDQLLDTEAADVWDRERGYDLNR